A genomic stretch from Hemibagrus wyckioides isolate EC202008001 linkage group LG20, SWU_Hwy_1.0, whole genome shotgun sequence includes:
- the LOC131342068 gene encoding SH2B adapter protein 2 isoform X2, giving the protein MNGEGSPGSPELSSCPLPDWKEFCELHARASAADFAHKFRQFVTENPCYDAPGADASFSRHFARHFLDCFSAALNQAHQPGSPGASLAPKYAIAPFAGIQGCPLPSYNHELYQRRKDTGASSESLDSMDSGGGGASASSTLHGHRVAALGQSRSSEDVSMGHSKARFKKGFSLRNMSLCVVDGVREIWQRRAPPELDTVGTCVRKSNGAEAGGHEHWSQKLRWARGLQGHRVELLEIQREGTLRYMVADDTNCMGTAQWQKCRLLLRKTRTSLEGGEKFLLEFYVPPKSSKPKVSVPLSAILEVRTTMPLEMPDKDNTFVLKVENSGEYILETIDSLQKNSWVADIQDCIDPGDSGDDIELASCPHGQPSKEFSMVASCSCELLSEGPGDPPAETEVAASLIGYPWFHGTLSRVRAAQLVLAGGARSHGLFVIRQSETRPGEYVLTFNFQGKAKHLRLSVNENGQCHVHHLWFQTVCDMLRHFHTHPIPLESGGSADITLRSYVQVQRNPSDVPNVATPSREPSCRSEAAQPNLHLPGVSQLPATPVHEAPLSSSSSSSPTAHGGLRSRSNSSERLLELPAAATTEEYNDNDSTRRTRAVENQYSFY; this is encoded by the exons ATGAATGGTGAAGGGTCGCCCGGCAGCCCGGAGCTCTCCTCGTGCCCGCTGCCCGACTGGAAGGAGTTCTGCGAGTTGCATGCCCGTGCCTCTGCTGCAGACTTCGCCCACAAGTTCCGTCAATTTGTCACAGAGAACCCATGCTACGACGCACCGGGAGCCGACGCTAGCTTCTCACGTCACTTCGCTCGACACTTCTTGGACTGCTTCTCTGCTGCCCTAAATCAGGCACATCAACCTGGCTCACCTGGTGCTTCTTTGGCACCCAAGTACGCAATCGCACCCTTTGCAGGGATTCAGGGCTGCCCGCTTCCCTCCTACAACCACGAGCTCTACCAGCGCCGGAAAGACACAGGTGCCTCTAGCGAATCACTGGATAGCATGGACAGCGGAGGGGGTGGAGCCTCTGCAAGCTCCACCCTCCACGGGCACAGGGTGGCAGCGCTGGGTCAGTCACGAAGCTCGGAGGATGTTTCCATGGGTCACTCGAAGGCCCGTTTCAAGAAGGGGTTCTCGTTGAGgaacatgagtctgtgtgtggtaGATGGGGTGAGGGAGATCTGGCAACGCCGGGCACCTCCCGAGCTAGATACAGTGGGCACTTGTGTCAGGAAGTCAAATGGAGCAGAAGCAGGTGGACATGAGCATTGGAGCCAGAAGCTGAGGTGGGCACGGGGCTTGCAGGGTCACCGTGTTGAGCTCCTGGAGATCCAGAGGGAGGGAACTCTGCGCTACATGGTGGCAGATGATACTAACTGTATGGGCACTGCACAGTGGCAGAAGTGCAGGTTGCTGCTCAGGAAGACAAGAACCAGCTTGGAAGGTGGCGAGAAGTTCCTGCTTGAGTTTTATGTACCACCAAAG TCCTCCAAGCCGAAAGTGAGCGTGCCTTTGTCTGCCATTTTGGAGGTGAGGACCACGATGCCACTGGAGATGCCTGACAAAGACAACACATTTGTACTCAAG GTGGAAAATAGCGGCGAGTATATCTTGGAGACCATCGACTCTCTTCAGAAGAACTCGTGGGTTGCTGACATCCAGGACTGCATAGATCCTGG GGACAGCGGTGATGACATCGAGCTTGCGTCATGTCCACACGGACAACCGTCCAAAGAATTCTCCATGGTGGCCTCCTGCAGCTGTGAGCTCCTGTCTGAAG GTCCTGGTGACCCTCCTGCAGAGACGGAGGTGGCTGCCAGTCTCATCGGTTACCCATGGTTCCACGGGACTTTATCACGCGTGCGAGCAGCACAGCTGGTACTGGCAGGCGGAGCTCGGAGTCACGGCCTGTTCGTGATCCGTCAGAGCGAGACGCGGCCTGGAGAATACGTGCTCACGTTTAACTTTCAGGGAAAAGCCAAG CATCTGCGGTTGTCGGTGAATGAAAATGGCCAGTGCCACGTCCATCACCTCTGGTTCCAGACGGTGTGTGACATGCTGAGGCATTTCCACACTCACCCAATCCCGCTGGAGTCCGGCGGCTCTGCTGACATCACGCTGCGCTCGTATGTGCAGGTGCAGCGCAATCCTtcag ATGTTCCCAACGTCGCCACTCCTTCACGGGAACCCAGCTGCCGGAGCGAAGCTGCTCAGCCGAACCTTCATCTTCCTGGAGTCTCACAGCTTCCAGCAACCCCAGTGCACGAGGCTCCGCTCTCCTCcagctcctcttcctcacccaCAGCCCATGGAGGTCTCCGAAGCAGGAGCAACAGCTCTGAAAGACTGCTGGAACTCCCTGCCGCCGCCACCACAGAGGAGTACAACGACAACGACAGCACTCGGAGGACCAGAGCCGTGGAGAATCAGTACTCTTTTTACTGA
- the LOC131342068 gene encoding SH2B adapter protein 2 isoform X1, with the protein MNGEGSPGSPELSSCPLPDWKEFCELHARASAADFAHKFRQFVTENPCYDAPGADASFSRHFARHFLDCFSAALNQAHQPGSPGASLAPKYAIAPFAGIQGCPLPSYNHELYQRRKDTGASSESLDSMDSGGGGASASSTLHGHRVAALGQSRSSEDVSMGHSKARFKKGFSLRNMSLCVVDGVREIWQRRAPPELDTVGTCVRKSNGAEAGGHEHWSQKLRWARGLQGHRVELLEIQREGTLRYMVADDTNCMGTAQWQKCRLLLRKTRTSLEGGEKFLLEFYVPPKSSKPKVSVPLSAILEVRTTMPLEMPDKDNTFVLKVENSGEYILETIDSLQKNSWVADIQDCIDPGDSGDDIELASCPHGQPSKEFSMVASCSCELLSEGVHRGPERSCAAAVDHYSAPTVRCREPPFTQHPSHVPLERFLQLPEAQSTSPSSGPGDPPAETEVAASLIGYPWFHGTLSRVRAAQLVLAGGARSHGLFVIRQSETRPGEYVLTFNFQGKAKHLRLSVNENGQCHVHHLWFQTVCDMLRHFHTHPIPLESGGSADITLRSYVQVQRNPSDVPNVATPSREPSCRSEAAQPNLHLPGVSQLPATPVHEAPLSSSSSSSPTAHGGLRSRSNSSERLLELPAAATTEEYNDNDSTRRTRAVENQYSFY; encoded by the exons ATGAATGGTGAAGGGTCGCCCGGCAGCCCGGAGCTCTCCTCGTGCCCGCTGCCCGACTGGAAGGAGTTCTGCGAGTTGCATGCCCGTGCCTCTGCTGCAGACTTCGCCCACAAGTTCCGTCAATTTGTCACAGAGAACCCATGCTACGACGCACCGGGAGCCGACGCTAGCTTCTCACGTCACTTCGCTCGACACTTCTTGGACTGCTTCTCTGCTGCCCTAAATCAGGCACATCAACCTGGCTCACCTGGTGCTTCTTTGGCACCCAAGTACGCAATCGCACCCTTTGCAGGGATTCAGGGCTGCCCGCTTCCCTCCTACAACCACGAGCTCTACCAGCGCCGGAAAGACACAGGTGCCTCTAGCGAATCACTGGATAGCATGGACAGCGGAGGGGGTGGAGCCTCTGCAAGCTCCACCCTCCACGGGCACAGGGTGGCAGCGCTGGGTCAGTCACGAAGCTCGGAGGATGTTTCCATGGGTCACTCGAAGGCCCGTTTCAAGAAGGGGTTCTCGTTGAGgaacatgagtctgtgtgtggtaGATGGGGTGAGGGAGATCTGGCAACGCCGGGCACCTCCCGAGCTAGATACAGTGGGCACTTGTGTCAGGAAGTCAAATGGAGCAGAAGCAGGTGGACATGAGCATTGGAGCCAGAAGCTGAGGTGGGCACGGGGCTTGCAGGGTCACCGTGTTGAGCTCCTGGAGATCCAGAGGGAGGGAACTCTGCGCTACATGGTGGCAGATGATACTAACTGTATGGGCACTGCACAGTGGCAGAAGTGCAGGTTGCTGCTCAGGAAGACAAGAACCAGCTTGGAAGGTGGCGAGAAGTTCCTGCTTGAGTTTTATGTACCACCAAAG TCCTCCAAGCCGAAAGTGAGCGTGCCTTTGTCTGCCATTTTGGAGGTGAGGACCACGATGCCACTGGAGATGCCTGACAAAGACAACACATTTGTACTCAAG GTGGAAAATAGCGGCGAGTATATCTTGGAGACCATCGACTCTCTTCAGAAGAACTCGTGGGTTGCTGACATCCAGGACTGCATAGATCCTGG GGACAGCGGTGATGACATCGAGCTTGCGTCATGTCCACACGGACAACCGTCCAAAGAATTCTCCATGGTGGCCTCCTGCAGCTGTGAGCTCCTGTCTGAAG GTGTACACCGGGGTCCTGAGAGGTCGTGTGCCGCAGCCGTCGATCATTACAGCGCCCCTACTGTCCGCTGCAGGGAACCGCCGTTCACACAACACCCCTCTCACGTGCCCTTAGAGCGTTTTCTGCAGCTACCCGAGGCTCAGAGTACAAGCCCATCATCAG GTCCTGGTGACCCTCCTGCAGAGACGGAGGTGGCTGCCAGTCTCATCGGTTACCCATGGTTCCACGGGACTTTATCACGCGTGCGAGCAGCACAGCTGGTACTGGCAGGCGGAGCTCGGAGTCACGGCCTGTTCGTGATCCGTCAGAGCGAGACGCGGCCTGGAGAATACGTGCTCACGTTTAACTTTCAGGGAAAAGCCAAG CATCTGCGGTTGTCGGTGAATGAAAATGGCCAGTGCCACGTCCATCACCTCTGGTTCCAGACGGTGTGTGACATGCTGAGGCATTTCCACACTCACCCAATCCCGCTGGAGTCCGGCGGCTCTGCTGACATCACGCTGCGCTCGTATGTGCAGGTGCAGCGCAATCCTtcag ATGTTCCCAACGTCGCCACTCCTTCACGGGAACCCAGCTGCCGGAGCGAAGCTGCTCAGCCGAACCTTCATCTTCCTGGAGTCTCACAGCTTCCAGCAACCCCAGTGCACGAGGCTCCGCTCTCCTCcagctcctcttcctcacccaCAGCCCATGGAGGTCTCCGAAGCAGGAGCAACAGCTCTGAAAGACTGCTGGAACTCCCTGCCGCCGCCACCACAGAGGAGTACAACGACAACGACAGCACTCGGAGGACCAGAGCCGTGGAGAATCAGTACTCTTTTTACTGA
- the dnajc30b gene encoding dnaJ (Hsp40) homolog, subfamily C, member 30b, whose amino-acid sequence MAEVSQKVGAGVYKLCPFKTHCAFSITSRRHVGVFASCFSLRTSEKTNEERDQSGQQMHRTLCTLLQRVPETPPRCPAALTVTRSLSNNNGSPLHASKTAYYDILRVSPNATQAQIKTAYYRQSFRYHPDRNAGSDEAVRRFSEISEAYTVLGSVSLRRKYDRGVLSLADVQSAGKPSRKDTAHPPSQRRYSRTVRGAGGKPLFDFDAFYRAHYGEQLEREQNLRRWRERRKQAQQESLLKWRREKGTEMAVGALLVLGVVLLFSLKS is encoded by the coding sequence ATGGCGGAGGTCAGCCAGAAAGTTGGAGCCGGTGTATACAAACTTTGTCCTTTTAAAACTCATTGTGCTTTCTCAATAACCAGCCGTCGTCATGTCGGCGTTTTTGCCTCGTGTTTTAGTCTGAGGACATCGGAGAAAACTAATGAAGAACGTGATCAAAGCGGACAGCAGATGCACAGAACTTTGTGTACTCTTCTTCAGCGCGTGCCTGAGACGCCGCCGCGGTGTCCTGCTGCTCTGACCGTCACCCGGTCTCTTAGCAACAACAACGGCTCTCCACTGCACGCGAGCAAAACGGCGTATTACGACATCCTGAGGGTCTCCCCGAACGCCACGCAGGCGCAGATCAAGACGGCGTACTATCGCCAGAGCTTCCGCTATCACCCGGACAGGAACGCGGGCAGCGATGAAGCCGTGCGCCGGTTCTCCGAGATCAGTGAAGCCTACACGGTCCTGGGGAGCGTCAGCCTCCGGAGGAAGTACGATCGCGGGGTCTTGAGCTTGGCGGACGTCCAAAGCGCCGGGAAACCCTCTCGGAAAGACACGGCGCATCCTCCGAGCCAGCGGCGGTACTCCCGGACGGTCCGAGGCGCAGGAGGAAAGCCCCTGTTTGACTTCGACGCTTTTTACCGAGCGCATTACGGCGAGCAGCTGGAGAGAGAGCAGAACCTGCGCCggtggagagagaggagaaaacagGCACAACAAGAGAGTTTACTGAAATGGAGAAGGGAAAAAGGGACCGAGATGGCGGTCGGTGCACTGCTAGTTTTAGGGGTCGTTCTTTTATTCAGTCTGAAATCGTAA
- the bud23 gene encoding probable 18S rRNA (guanine-N(7))-methyltransferase: MAASCRRPEHMAPPEVFYNEEEAKKYSQNSRMIEIQTQMSERAVELLSLPEDQPCYLLDVGCGSGLSGDYLSEEGHYWVGVDISTAMLNVALDREVDGDLILGDMGQGMPFRPGTFDGCISISALQWLCNADKKTHSPPKRLYNFFSMLYSSLTRGARAVFQLYPENSEQLELITAQAMRAGFTGGMVVDYPNSSKAKKFFLCLFAGVSGVLPKGLGTETVDRNVSNQAQFTGQRSRFKNLKGKSLKKSKDWIKEKKERRRRQGKDVRADTKYTGRNRRPRF; this comes from the exons ATGGCTGCTAGTTGTCGCAGACCCGAGCACATGGCTCCTCCTGAGGTG TTCTACAATGAGGAAGAGGCGAAGAAGTACTCTCAAAA CTCTCGGATGATCGAGATCCAGACGCAGATGTCGGAGAGAGCGGTGGAGCTGCTGAGCTTGCCCGAAGATCAGCCTTGTTATTTGCTGGATGTAGG CTGTGGCTCTGGACTCAGTGGAGATTATTTATCAGAAGAAGGTCATTACTGGGTTGGTGTGGACATCAGCACTGCCATGCTGA ACGTTGCCTTGGACAGGGAAGTGGACGGAGATCTCATACTAGGAGACATGGGACAAGGAATGCCTTTCAGACCAGGGACTTTTGATGGCTGTATCAG TATCTCCGCTCTGCAGTGGCTGTGTAATGCGGATAAGAAGACACACAGTCCTCCCAAGAGACTCTACAACTTCTTCAGCATGCTCTACTCCTCTCTG ACAAGAGGGGCCCGTGCCGTCTTCCAGCTTTATCCGGAAAATTCCGAGCAG CTGGAGCTGATCACAGCCCAGGCCATGAGGGCAGGCTTCACCGGAGGCATGGTAGTCGACTACCCCAACAGCAGCAAAGCCAAAAA GTTCTTCCTCTGCCTGTTCGCCGGCGTGTCTGGAGTCTTGCCCAAG GGTTTGGGGACTGAGACCGTCGACAGAAATGTTTCAAATCAAGCGCAGTTCACAGGACAGAG GTCTCGCTTCAAAAACCTGAAAGGCAAATCCCTGAAAAAGAGCAAGGACTGGAtcaaggagaagaaggagaggagGCGGAGGCAGGGCAA